In Carya illinoinensis cultivar Pawnee chromosome 7, C.illinoinensisPawnee_v1, whole genome shotgun sequence, the following are encoded in one genomic region:
- the LOC122317476 gene encoding AAA-ATPase At3g50940-like codes for MKLQKSILESSSLLLFAPKTNPSTKFPTFKLLQVGFRLSVEVNPRKTLTLLIPSQIRMVLIKAFLQNQSMIISVATSLAASAIIVRNIANDLVPEAVHEYFQKLSTRLSCQLTVVIDEFEGLTQNQMFEAASVYLARKLSPSTLRIKVHKPQKEKELAVAIDTDQELVDFYKGVKFGWVLASSRIDMLDSNKKSNQNRLSRPELRRFKLRFHKQHRDMALSSYLPYILQQAKAITEETKTVKIHTIDYNGTDYWSSINLNHPATFDTMAMDPDTKKALTEDLDRFTLRKEYYRRVGKAWKRGYLLYGPPGTGKSSLVAAMANYLKFDIYDMDLREVQCNSDLRRLLIGTGSRSILVVEDIDCSAELQNRDLEKGAKSEEDGKITLSGLLNFIDGLWSSCGDEKIIVFTTNHKDRLDPALLRPGRMDVHLNMSYCSFSGFRTLASNYLQIQEHPLFGDIKELLEKTETTPAEVARELMKSDDAEVALQGLIKFLQSKKEETGQI; via the exons ATGAAGTTGCAGAAGAGCATTCTAGAATCTAGTTCCCTACTTCTATTCGCACCAAAAACGAACCCTTCTACAAAGTTCCCAACTTTCAAACTCCTCCAGGTCGGTTTCCGACTCTCTGTCGAAGTAAACCCTCGTAAAACCCTCACACTTCTCATACCAAGCCAAATCAGAATGGTGCTGATCAAAGCTTTTCTCCAAAACCAATCCATGATAATATCAGTGGCCACCTCTCTCGCCGCCTCAGCAATTATCGTCCGAAACATTGCCAACGATCTCGTCCCCGAAGCcgtccatgaatacttccagaAGCTCTCCACTCGTTTGTCTTGTCAGCTCACCGTCGTCATCGACGAGTTTGAAGGGCTCACCCAAAACCAAATGTTCGAGGCAGCCAGCGTTTACTTGGCCAGAAAGTTATCGCCTTCAACTCTGAGAATCAAGGTACATAAGCCACAGAAGGAGAAGGAACTAGCAGTGGCAATCGACACGGATCAAGAACTGGTCGATTTCTACAAGGGTGTGAAATTCGGGTGGGTTTTGGCGTCTTCGCGCATTGACATGTtggattcaaataaaaaaagcaatCAAAACCGACTTTCAAGACCCGAGCTACGACGCTTTAAGCTTCGTTTTCACAAGCAGCATAGGGACATGGCGCTGAGCTCTTACTTGCCCTACATTCTTCAACAAGCAAAAGCGATAACAGAAGAGACAAAGACGGTTAAGATTCACACCATTGATTACAATGGTACGGATTATTGGAGCTCCATCAACCTCAACCATCCGGCAACTTTTGATACAATGGCCATGGACCCAGACACGAAGAAGGCTCTGACGGAGGATCTTGATAGGTTTACATTAAGGAAGGAGTATTATAGGAGGGTAGGCAAGGCTTGGAAACGTGGATATTTGTTGTATGGACCGCCCGGTACCGGAAAATCAAGCTTAGTGGCAGCCATGGCCAATTATCTTAAGTTTGACATCTATGACATGGATTTGAGGGAGGTTCAGTGCAATTCGGATCTGCGGCGGTTACTGATAGGCACGGGTAGTCGATCAATACTGGTAGTAGAGGACATTGATTGTTCAGCTGAGTTGCAGAATCGGGATCTGGAGAAGGGAGCCAAATCTGAAGAGGATGGCAAG ATTACACTGTCTGGTCTTTTGAACTTCATTGATGGATTGTGGTCAAGCTGTGGAGACGAGAAAATCATTGTGTTTACGACGAATCACAAAGACCGTCTAGATCCTGCGCTGCTGAGGCCCGGTCGCATGGATGTGCACCTCAACATGTCATATTGCTCTTTTAGTGGTTTCAGGACATTAGCATCTAATTACTTGCAAATTCAGGAGCATCCACTGTTCGGAGACATCAAAGAGCTATTAGAGAAGACGGAGACGACACCTGCGGAAGTTGCAAGAGAGTTGATGAAGAGTGATGATGCTGAAGTTGCACTACAGGGGCTTATCAAGTTCCTCCAAAGCAAAAAGGAGGAAACTGGGCAAATCTAG
- the LOC122317477 gene encoding inositol-pentakisphosphate 2-kinase-like, with translation MEISNFETNIQAPLGIVNLKEDDKDVVLEQKHAVDWVYRGEGAANLVLAYTGSSHSFIGKVMRIPKAPRNGSPHVRSPTALSTQERLLWRDVDGIVSSPNKEIAAQLYVQHVMSPLLGSEHVDAGMRVLVSREFLESVEKNVICQRPAWRVDAAKADTDRDSVLLLTDHSLFPGGTLNGKLCVSVEIKPKCGFLPFSRFISERNAIKRSITRFRMHQALKLHQGEISELSEYDPIDLFSKCKERIDKAIISLFNTPQNNFRVFLNGSLIFGALGAGANSTSFVISEAFEDALKSVIWADNNLRTKNFLQLVSETVYKSGVLDRLLEIQKLDNFDIEGAVHAYYDIIYESCPVCRESGGDKISQIYTSLHSIPLDESLKIVKDYLIAATAKDCSLIISFRPSEDGYSGSPYNKIHLDATNQIFDYKASFIDLDLKPLKKMEDYYELDKKIVNCYTRMVEAERSIKANTT, from the exons ATGGAGATTTCAAATTTCGAAACGAATATTCAAGCTCCATTAGGTATTGTTAATCTGAAGGAGGACGATAAGGATGTGGTTCTAGAGCAGAAGCACGCAGTTGACTGGGTCTACAGAGGCGAAGGAGCTGCTAATCTTGTTCTCGCATACACCGGATCATCTCACTCGTTT ATAGGGAAAGTAATGCGGATACCGAAGGCGCCGAGGAACGGGTCGCCGCACGTGAGGAGTCCGACGGCGTTGAGCACGCAGGAACGGCTACTATGGAGAGACGTAGACGGCATCGTATCGTCCCCAAACAAAGAAATTGCTGCCCAACTATATGTGCAGCACGTCATGAGCCCTCTCCTGGGTTCCGAACATGTTGATGCCGGG ATGCGTGTCCTTGTGTCCAGGGAATTCCTGGAGTCGGTTGAGAAAAATGTTATATGTCAGCGTCCTGCTTGGCGAGTTGATGCTGCCAAGGCTGATACGGATCGCGATTCTGTGCTTCTCCTAACTGATCATTCGCTTTTTCCTGGCG GTACCCTCAACGGTAAACTCTGTGTATCTGTTGAAATAAAG CCCAAATGTGGATTTCTCCCTTTTTCAAGATTCATATCAGAAAGAAATGCCATTAAACGGAGCATTACTCGATTTAGAATGCACCAAGCCTTGAAGTTGCATCAAGGAGAG ATATCAGAATTAAGCGAATATGATCCCATCGATCTGTTCTCTAAGTGCAAGGAAAGGATAGATAAAGCTATTATCAGTCTCTTTAACACCCCTCAGAATAATTTCAGGGTATTCTTGAATGGTTCTCTCATATTTGGGGCCTTGGGTGCTGGTGCGAACAGTACTAGTTTTGTGATTAGTGAAGCATTTGAAGATGCGCTCAAGTCTGTCATCTGGGCAGATAATAACCTGCGTACAAAGAATTTCCTACAGCTTGTTTCCGAGACAGTTTATAAGTCTGGAGTACTGGATCGGCTTCTTGAGATCCAGAAGCTTGATAATTTTGACATAGAAGGAGCAGTTCATGCATATTATGACATCATTTATGAGTCTTGTCCAGTATGCAGAGAATCTGGTGGAGACAAAATTTCACAGATATATACATCTTTGCATTCCATTCCTTTGGATGAAAGCTTGAAGATTGTAAAGGACTATTTGATAGCGGCAACCGCAAAAGACTGTAGCCTAATAATTAGTTTTAGACCAAGTGAAGATGGTTATTCAGGATCtccatataataaaatacaccTAGACGCAACCAACCAAATCTTTGATTACAAG GCATCTTTCATTGACCTAGATTTGAAACCTTTGAAGAAGATGGAAGACTATTATGAGTTAGACAAGAAGATTGTGAACTGCTACACTCGTATGGTGGAAGCAGAAAGAAGCATAAAAGCTAATACGacttaa